Part of the Pedobacter roseus genome is shown below.
CTTTTGATTTCAAAAAGTTCATCAAGGTTGCACGGTCCAGCTGTCCGGTTTGAGGATTAGAAAAATATTGTTTGATCAGCGGGCTAGGGTTTTGTCCTTGTAATAAATCCAATAACTCATCTTCTGATACGCTTAAACCTAAACGGTCATATTCTTTGGTCAACAAAACTTTAGCAAGTTCTGCATTCCATGCCTGATCAACCGCCATTGCAGTTATTTGTGCGTTAGCACTACCGCCATATTGTTGTTTCATCTGGTTTACACCCTGATCAACTTTTGGTCCGAACTCGTCGATATTGATATCATTACCATCAATAGACCCTACAACTTTTTGATTTGCCGACCAAAAAGGTTTACCCACGTTAATTGCATCACCTACTAAAAATGCAACAATTGCAAAACCGATAGCAAAGACTAGGATGTAGCCCGCACGGTTACGCAAAAATGTCATTAATCCCATATTGTAATTATAAATTTATTTAGTTCTTTTTTAAGAGGGCGCAAGATACAAATTTGCATTAAAAAAGAAAATACAAAATTTTATTTATCAAGCGCTTAATTATTAGGGTAATGGAAGTCTCTTATTAATGATTGAAGTAATGAATTATTGATTGATAGAATGACAGAATTAGGGGAGGACTGAATTAACGAATTATTGAAAAATATCAAAAAATAGATCCACTAAAACATTCAATTAGTTCACCATTCTCTCATTCAATCATTTTATTAAGGCGCTACGCCTTCTTTCATATTCAGCTCACCGTTCCCGCTGTCCATTTCGTAGGTACTAAAATCCTGAGGGGCTTTAAAGTTAATGCCCTCACCTATGCTGCCATCGGCACCTTTTACGTATACCCGTTGGTTGGAATAGAATATTTTCTTCGATTCGTCCCAGATTAGCTCCTGAGAAGAGAAGGTATCCCCTTTGCTGTTCTTCACCACCACATTCTTCCTGAACTCGGTTTTAAGCTCAGTATCTTTCCTGATGGCATAATCGCAAACCAGGTTTCCGTCAATGGTTCCGTTGGGATTGTAAAAATCGATGTTTACGCCTTTAACCATCTCCTGATAGGTACTCCCGTTTGTAGGGGTAACTTTATCCAGTATCGGTGCGTAACCTTTTGCTTTTACCCTCGCCGAATCGCTGTAAGTGATATCAACACCTATTGTTCGATCACGAGATAAAATGGTCTTATTAATAGAAACCAAACTTGCATTTTTTAGATCGTCGTCTCCACATGAAGCCAAAAACAAGGGCAACACCAGAAAAAGACCATATAAAAATGTTTTAAGTTTCATTAGTCAACCCTGTACTTGCGGAACCAGGTATCGTTCAAAGTAAAGCCTAAGTGGAAGTTGATATACTGCTCTTTTACCAGATTATTGTTTAAGGTTCCCCTTTGTCCAACTTCTGTTGTAAAATTGATTTTATAAAATGCACTACCGCCTGTTGCCGTAGGTAAAGGGAAACCAAAACCTAATGATGCACCCATTTGCTTGATGTCCTGATTGTTGATCTGGATATAAGTTTTATCATAGCTTACGCCCAAACGATAATCAATACGTTTCAGGTAGCTGTTGTAAGAATAAGCGTCAGGCGTCCACTGACCACCTAATGATGCTCCCCAACTATCCTGCAGACCCTGACTCACGTTATTGATTGTGGTTTTAGACCATTTGCTCATTCTGAAATCGGCACCGATTAACCATTTATCATTCTGTTGAATCGCGATACCAAAATTATGCGTTAATGGCAGGGTAAGGTTAGATTTTCCATTATTGATCGAACTTAAAGTATCAATCGCAGTGTTTTCATTACCATCCTGATCTCTTGTATACTGTGTAGCAAAGAATGTTTGTGTCGAATTTATTTTGCCCGAAGTGCTACCAGAATAACCTAAAGTAACCAATGTTTTCTTACCTACGTTAAAATCGTACTGGATTCCGTAAGAGTAATTCAATCCGGCAACACTGTTTTTATTCTGAAGTTTTGCATTTATGGCGCCAACCGATTGGAATTCAGTCGCCCTTGTAGTTTGCAGGTTACCAAAAATATATTCCAAATTACCACCAATTCTCAAGTGGTCGCCAAAACGGTAACCGTAACCCAAATAGGCTTTTGATAAACCACCTTCACCTTCATAAAGCTGGTTTACTGTTGTGGTATCAACTTTTACAGTGTTTTTATAAGAATAACCTAAATCAGAGTAAGGCAAAATACCAAAACTTAATGCCGATCTTCTGGTAACCGGTGCTGCAAAAGCCAGGTGACTAAAAGTAGAGTTAAAACTCGATTGGCTTAAATTCCCTCTTGTTAAATTGGTCGTCCCCGCGGTCATACCAATATCAATCGTCGTTAAGTTAATGCCCGCATAGGATGCAGGATTCTGCATATTGATGTTATTGAAACCGGTAACTTTGCCTACAGCAGTAGAAATTCCGCCCATTGCCCTAAACTGCGGCAATAAAGATCCTTTTATATTTCCAAGCCCATATCTTGAATATGGTGATGATGTGGTAACCTGTGCCTGCGCACCAAAACCACAAACTAGAACGAGTATGGCTGCAATATAATTTATTCTTCTGTACATTTTAATCTGCAATAGCTTCATTTAATCCTTTTAATACCAGGTAAGGATCTTTTATAATTTGAGGCGCAAAGATGCTGTTTTGTAATTGCTTATACAAAAAATTAGCATCGCCCCCCGTTATAATCACCCTCAAGGCACTTTCTTTTTTATTATTAAGGGCAATAAAGCCTTCAATTTCATTTATTATCCCCTGTAAAACACCATTCTTGATTGCCGACAGGGTGTCGGTTCCTTCGGTGATCCCTTCGCTTTCATCCCATTCTACCAAAGGCAAACGGCCGGTAAATTCGTGTACCGCCTTAAAACGCATTTTGATGCCCGGGCTTATGCTTCCGCCAAAATATTCTTTTGACCGGCTTAAGGCATCGTAGGTAATACAGGTTCCGGCATCTACCACCAAACTTGCACTTGCAGGGTATAATCCGTTTGCACCCAAAACTGCTGCCCACCTGTCCAAACCCAAAGTAACAGGTGTTTTATATTTATTCTGAACACCATTGGTCAACAAAGTTGAAAAACGGGTGTATTCAGTATGCTTTTTTAAAAATACTTCCAGCGGTGCAATTTCCTGGTTTACACTGCTGATGATGGATTTTGCTGGTGAAAATTTTTCGATCAACTGCGCTAAATCAATTATGCCCAGTTTATTGAAACGCTGATGGTGAACAATTTCCTTATTTGCAAAAACTGCAACCTTGGCAGAAGAATTTCCAATATCAATGCTTAACCTGCGCATTTAAAATCTCCCTCTGCAAATAATATGTTCTTTAGAAATTCCAATGACTCCATTTTTTATCCATCTGATTAAAACCCAAAAGGCTTTAATTCTAAAATCATGCACAAAGCTATTAATCTTTGTCAAGTTTCGTTCTAGTTATTTGTTAAAAAAGGTTAAACAAACAGAAAATACTGGATAGAAAGCAGAAATAAAAGGAACAACGTTTCGTAAAACCAGCGTTTTTTGGCATTGCTGAAATAGTAGGCCAACAGCACCGCACCGGGAGGCACGCAGAGTAAAAAATGCCAGGTCCTGAAATCAGGTTTGAGGTAAAAACTCGCTGCAGAAACAATAAACATGAAAAACAGCAACTGGAAACTTTTTCTTGTACTGATAAAACTCCTGAAGAAATTTTCGCGTAGTTGTAAGGATGCCAATATAATAATCACCGCTACCGGGATGAGTACCAGGTAATCGTTATAATTGATCTTAAACACTGATGGGAACTTATTGCCCAATGGTTTCCAGATCTGGTAAAACGAACTTAAATTATCGTTCCAGTAATAAAATACTGCCAAAAAGAAGAATACGGTAATAAATCCGATCAGTCCTGCTACCCATTCGCGCCAGTTGAACGACCTGAAGAGTAATAAAGCCAGAAAGATCATCAGTAACATCACCATAAAAGGAAAATAAACTAATGTACCTATGCCGATAATCATGCCAATATCAAAAACAGTGGTAATGGAATTGGCACTTTTACCCAGCTTTAAAAATTTATCGATAATCCAGATCAACAAAAAATTGCAGATCAATGCCGGGGAAAGGATCATGAAGGGCATAAACAGACTTGTGCCGGTAATAAACATCAAAGCCGGAAGAAAACTGGGCTTACCTAATAAATTATGGTTATTTACGATCCGGTTAAAAATTAAGGCCTGGATGTAAACCAAAATCCCGGCTAAAAAGATGTTGGTAGATGGTGCAAAGGCATTATCTAAATCGATATTGATCAGTAACCTGGCAAATGGCTCTAAAAAATCAAAATTCAGCTTATCATGCGTTTCATGAAAAATGGCAATACGCAAAAAGAACGTGTATGCCAGCAAGAATACGAGGTTAATTGGATTTAGCTTTCTAAACTGATTAATCATGCCTTTTTAAAGAGTAGGCAAAGTAAAGAAAATAATTTAAGAGTAGGGGAAGAAAGATAAAAGCGGAAAGGCGAAAGCAAAAAGACCAAAGCTCAAAGCGGAAAGACTAAAGAAAGGTGTTATATTATTTTTAGAAAAGCAGGTTCCAGTTCTTTTCGGTTTCGGTAGTCCTGCCATCCGCTTTATCCCGATGAAAAAATCGGGATGCCCGCTCCTGTCAGGTTTAGATAACAATGTTACGGCGCAAGAAAATGCTTGAGCTTAGATTTACTTATATGCCTTAGATGGTTCAAAAATGTATCGCTTAATTAAAAGATTCTTCACTTCGTTTAGAATGACAACTAATTGTAGCCTCAAAACTAAGCGCCAAGATCCTTCGACTCCGCTACCATTCATAGATTCCAATAGAATGGTCGTCATTGCGAGGAGGAACGACGAAGCAATTTATCACGCTAGCGATTCTTGCTATAAAGATTTCTTCGTCGGCTGAAAAAGCCTTCTCGCAATGACGATCTCGCGCAGCCTACCATTTTGCCAAAAAACTCTGTCTTTATATTGATTTTTATGAAATATATTATCCCTCAGGATGACAAAACCAGTCTAATCGCCTCAGGCCTGCCGACTTAAGACTCCAGACTAACCCTCGCGTATTTCTTCACCATATCATCGATAATTTGCGCGGTTTCATCCGGGAAATCAAATTCGTGCTTTTGAGGGTTTTCTACCCAGTTTTTAATTATTGGTAACCAATTACGGGTACTTCCCCAGATTACAGGCAAACCAAACTGTTTTAAAGCATAAGCATTACATTGCTGCTCAAACTGGAAACGCATAGGGGCAACCAATAATTTTTTCTTTAAATAAAGTGCTTCAGCTGGTCCTTCGAAGCCACCTCCGGTAAAAAGACCTTCGCAGGTAGACAAACTTTTATTAAACTTTTCGTTGTTCACCGGCTCAACAAAAACATTCCCTTCCTGATAAGCAACTTTGCTGTGTTTAGAAAAAACCTGCCAAGTAATGTTGGGTAATTGTGTAAAAAGCTTTACCAAACGTTTATCGTCAATGGCAGGAAGGTATACGGTATAATGACCTAAATTTTCACTTTTCAGGTTTCTGATCTCCGCCCTGATTACCGGGGTATGGATAAAAGTATCATAACGGTCAAAGTGGAAACCAATATGGTATTTGGTAGGTGCATAACGGCTTAAAATTAGTTTTCCCCAGTCTAAGGTTCTCGGACGAGGCACTTTTTTCGATTTAAATGCAGCCTGATGGCTTAAGGATACACATTCGATGCCCTGCAGTTTACAGGCCCAGGCACTTACCGGTTCAAAATCGTTAACAATTAAATCGTACTCTTTAAGTGGCAGTTTTTTCATGTCTTTCCTGAAACGGAAAAGATTCATGTTTAGCCAGGTTTTATAATGATCTACACCACCTTTTTTTCCGAAAATGAAACTGAAACCATGTAACTGGTATTTAACGGGCTGGCTTAATTTTACATCGGCCTGTGTGCCACTCACCAAAATATCCAATTCACCATATTTTTGAAGCAAAGGGATGATTTCCCTCGCCCTGCTGATATGACCGTTTCCTGTTCCCTGTATTGCGTATAGTATCTTCATTTATGCCCGAATATCTAAAATTATTGGGCAATTTCATATTTTATATTCTGTAAAAGAATATTTATATCCAGTTTACTCTTTAAATCCTCGGCATCCGAAAGGAGTCCTTCATCCAGTTCGTCCTTGGTAAAATGCTGATGCTCATATTTAAACACTGTCCAGTTTTTATTCTGATACTCCAAAGCGGTCAAACTCTCTACCCAGTCGCCACTGTTCAGATAAGTCACTTTTCCTTCTTCAGTTGCAATTTCGCGTTGCTCGGCCTGGTGGATGTGACCACAAACCACGTACTGATAGCCTTTTTCGATGGCCAGCTCGGCTGCTGTCTGCTCAAAGCTGTTGATGAATTTAACGGCATCTTTAAACTTTGCTTTAATTTTTTTCGAAAAGCTCATTTTTTCCCTTCCAAATGCCGTAAGCACCCAATTTACAAAACTGTTAATGAGGATCAGCGTATCGTAACCAACCGCACCCAGTTTGGCCAGCCATTTAGAATGCTGCATGGTTACATCAAAAACATCGCCGTGGAAAAACCATGCTTTTTTGCCATCGAGCTCTAAAATGAGTTTATTCTGGAGGTGAAAACTACCCATTTCCATACCGTCGAATTTGCGGAGCATCTCATCGTGGTTTCCGGTAAGATAATGCACCTGAACACCTTCTGAAACGAATTTCATCAGTTTACGGATTACTTTCATGTGCGATTCGGGCCAGTAACTTTTGCTAAACTGCCAGATATCGATGATATCGCCGTTTAAGATTAAAGTTTTGGGTTTAATGCTTTTCAGATACTTTAAAAGCTCTTTTGCATGGCAGCCATAGGTGCCTAAATGTACATCGGAGATTACGACTACATCGACATTTCTTTTATCCATAAAAGGGGAATTTTAGGGGGAAGGGTATTGTTACCGCCCGGTTTGAGCAGTTTAGAGATAAATTAACTTTGCTACCACTCTTCTTCCTCATCGAGTTTTACCTCAAAAGGGCTAAAGAAATAAAGTACAACAATTAATAAACATACGGCAAAGAATGACTCTAACATACTACCTGATTTTTCATTACAAAGATAAGACACTGTATATCAAACAAATGTTACGACATTGTTAAATTTTAGTTTGGCGGTGAATTAGTTCAGTAGTTCATTTGCCATTGGTTTATTGGTAAAGCAAACTGCCCATTGAAAACTGGGTATTGGTTAATTGTTTAAATTGGTTA
Proteins encoded:
- a CDS encoding UDP-2,3-diacylglucosamine diphosphatase, whose product is MDKRNVDVVVISDVHLGTYGCHAKELLKYLKSIKPKTLILNGDIIDIWQFSKSYWPESHMKVIRKLMKFVSEGVQVHYLTGNHDEMLRKFDGMEMGSFHLQNKLILELDGKKAWFFHGDVFDVTMQHSKWLAKLGAVGYDTLILINSFVNWVLTAFGREKMSFSKKIKAKFKDAVKFINSFEQTAAELAIEKGYQYVVCGHIHQAEQREIATEEGKVTYLNSGDWVESLTALEYQNKNWTVFKYEHQHFTKDELDEGLLSDAEDLKSKLDINILLQNIKYEIAQ
- a CDS encoding type III pantothenate kinase, with protein sequence MRRLSIDIGNSSAKVAVFANKEIVHHQRFNKLGIIDLAQLIEKFSPAKSIISSVNQEIAPLEVFLKKHTEYTRFSTLLTNGVQNKYKTPVTLGLDRWAAVLGANGLYPASASLVVDAGTCITYDALSRSKEYFGGSISPGIKMRFKAVHEFTGRLPLVEWDESEGITEGTDTLSAIKNGVLQGIINEIEGFIALNNKKESALRVIITGGDANFLYKQLQNSIFAPQIIKDPYLVLKGLNEAIAD
- a CDS encoding glycosyltransferase family protein; the encoded protein is MKILYAIQGTGNGHISRAREIIPLLQKYGELDILVSGTQADVKLSQPVKYQLHGFSFIFGKKGGVDHYKTWLNMNLFRFRKDMKKLPLKEYDLIVNDFEPVSAWACKLQGIECVSLSHQAAFKSKKVPRPRTLDWGKLILSRYAPTKYHIGFHFDRYDTFIHTPVIRAEIRNLKSENLGHYTVYLPAIDDKRLVKLFTQLPNITWQVFSKHSKVAYQEGNVFVEPVNNEKFNKSLSTCEGLFTGGGFEGPAEALYLKKKLLVAPMRFQFEQQCNAYALKQFGLPVIWGSTRNWLPIIKNWVENPQKHEFDFPDETAQIIDDMVKKYARVSLES
- a CDS encoding OmpP1/FadL family transporter, which gives rise to MYRRINYIAAILVLVCGFGAQAQVTTSSPYSRYGLGNIKGSLLPQFRAMGGISTAVGKVTGFNNINMQNPASYAGINLTTIDIGMTAGTTNLTRGNLSQSSFNSTFSHLAFAAPVTRRSALSFGILPYSDLGYSYKNTVKVDTTTVNQLYEGEGGLSKAYLGYGYRFGDHLRIGGNLEYIFGNLQTTRATEFQSVGAINAKLQNKNSVAGLNYSYGIQYDFNVGKKTLVTLGYSGSTSGKINSTQTFFATQYTRDQDGNENTAIDTLSSINNGKSNLTLPLTHNFGIAIQQNDKWLIGADFRMSKWSKTTINNVSQGLQDSWGASLGGQWTPDAYSYNSYLKRIDYRLGVSYDKTYIQINNQDIKQMGASLGFGFPLPTATGGSAFYKINFTTEVGQRGTLNNNLVKEQYINFHLGFTLNDTWFRKYRVD
- a CDS encoding DUF6427 family protein — its product is MINQFRKLNPINLVFLLAYTFFLRIAIFHETHDKLNFDFLEPFARLLINIDLDNAFAPSTNIFLAGILVYIQALIFNRIVNNHNLLGKPSFLPALMFITGTSLFMPFMILSPALICNFLLIWIIDKFLKLGKSANSITTVFDIGMIIGIGTLVYFPFMVMLLMIFLALLLFRSFNWREWVAGLIGFITVFFFLAVFYYWNDNLSSFYQIWKPLGNKFPSVFKINYNDYLVLIPVAVIIILASLQLRENFFRSFISTRKSFQLLFFMFIVSAASFYLKPDFRTWHFLLCVPPGAVLLAYYFSNAKKRWFYETLFLLFLLSIQYFLFV